One genomic segment of Flagellimonas marinaquae includes these proteins:
- a CDS encoding response regulator, which translates to MKPINVCIVDDDDIYQFTMKVTIRNIPTVKSTQVFTDGAQALEYIINNKNDKDALPDIIFLDINMPVMDGFQFMDEFVDLLPKLNKPIQVYLVSSSIDPKDIRKAKRNDAITDYLIKPLKSEQVKNILTQFK; encoded by the coding sequence ATGAAACCTATCAATGTATGTATAGTCGACGACGATGATATCTATCAATTTACCATGAAGGTGACCATAAGAAACATCCCTACGGTAAAATCTACCCAAGTTTTTACCGACGGCGCCCAAGCACTCGAATATATCATCAACAATAAAAATGATAAGGATGCACTGCCCGATATTATTTTTCTGGACATCAACATGCCTGTAATGGATGGGTTCCAGTTTATGGATGAATTCGTTGATCTACTGCCAAAGCTGAACAAACCCATACAGGTATATCTTGTATCCTCTTCCATTGACCCTAAAGACATCCGCAAGGCCAAAAGAAACGATGCCATTACCGATTATTTGATCAAACCGCTAAAATCGGAACAGGTAAAAAACATCCTGACCCAATTCAAATAA
- a CDS encoding sigma-70 family RNA polymerase sigma factor, whose protein sequence is MTKHKLQPDTWVDQYADYLFNYAVSRVSDTEIAKDLVQETFFAGLNSAKNYKGDAAERTWLVSILKRKVIDHYRKINSKKGKAEVRINYSSDTDAEGDWLEQQVADPYSKDGDNVLENEELGDALQDCISKLPQKQALVFSMKTIQGMSTEDVCNELGINPSNLWVMIHRARTALMGCLNENWF, encoded by the coding sequence ATGACCAAACATAAACTTCAACCGGACACTTGGGTAGATCAATATGCGGATTACCTCTTTAACTATGCAGTATCCCGTGTAAGCGACACAGAAATTGCAAAGGATTTGGTTCAGGAGACCTTTTTTGCAGGTCTTAATTCAGCTAAAAACTACAAGGGCGATGCTGCCGAGCGAACTTGGTTGGTGTCCATCCTAAAACGAAAGGTTATAGACCACTACCGAAAAATCAATTCAAAAAAAGGCAAAGCAGAAGTACGTATAAATTATAGTTCCGATACCGATGCTGAAGGTGATTGGCTGGAACAGCAGGTAGCCGACCCTTACAGTAAAGACGGCGACAATGTACTTGAGAACGAGGAATTGGGTGATGCACTACAAGATTGTATATCCAAATTACCCCAAAAACAAGCGTTGGTTTTTAGCATGAAAACCATACAGGGCATGAGCACGGAAGATGTTTGTAATGAATTGGGTATAAATCCGTCCAACTTATGGGTAATGATCCATAGGGCAAGAACTGCATTAATGGGTTGTTTAAACGAAAATTGGTTTTAG